Proteins co-encoded in one Gopherus evgoodei ecotype Sinaloan lineage chromosome 4, rGopEvg1_v1.p, whole genome shotgun sequence genomic window:
- the TSPAN18 gene encoding tetraspanin-18 isoform X2 — protein MEGDCLSCMKYLMFVFNFFIFLGGACLLGVGIWVIVDPTGFREIVAANPLLFTGAYIMLAMGAMLFLLGFLGCCGAVRENKCLLLFFFMFILLIFLAELSAAILAFIFRENLTREFFTKELKKHYQGNNETDVFSSTWNSVMITFGCCGVNGPEDFETAPRFRLLHSDDVVPEACCQRELQTRDGAFVSKEDCLMGKDMYQNRQGCYTVILNSFETYVYLAGALAIGVLAIELFAMIFAMCLFRGIQ, from the exons ATGGAGGGGGATTGTCTGAGCTGCATGAAGTACCTGATGTTTGTTTTCAATTTCTTCATATTT CTGGGAGGGGCCTGCCTGCTGGGTGTTGGGATCTGGGTCATTGTGGATCCTACAGGATTTCGAGAGATTGTGGCTGCCAACCCTTTGCTCTTCACGGGGGCGTACATCATGCTGGCTATGGGAGCAATGCTCTTCCTGCTGGGCTTTCTCGGCTGCTGTGGTGCTGTCCGTGAGAACAAATGCCTCCTGCTTTTT ttCTTCATGTTTATTTTGTTAATCTTCCTGGCAGAGCTCTCAGCTGCAATCCTGGCTTTTATCTTCAGAGAAAAT TTGACCAGAGAATTCTTCACCAAGGAGCTAAAGAAGCACTATCAGGGGAACAATGAGACCGATGTCTTCTCTTCCACCTGGAACTCGGTTATGATCACA TTTGGCTGCTGTGGAGTGAATGGGCCAGAAGATTTTGAAACAGCTCCTCGTTTCCGACTCCTCCATTCAGATGATGTGGTACCAGAAGCTTGTTGCCAGCGAGAGCTCCAGACCCGGGATGGGGCATTTGTCAGCAAGGAGGACTGCCTCATGGGGAAAGACATGTACCAGAACCGACAG GGCTGTTACACTGTGATCCTGAACTCCTTCGAGACCTATGTGTACCTTGCAGGAGCTCTCGCCATTGGTGTTTTGGCCATTGAG
- the TSPAN18 gene encoding tetraspanin-18 isoform X3, whose translation MEGDCLSCMKYLMFVFNFFIFLGGACLLGVGIWVIVDPTGFREIVAANPLLFTGAYIMLAMGAMLFLLGFLGCCGAVRENKCLLLFVSFFMFILLIFLAELSAAILAFIFRENLTREFFTKELKKHYQGNNETDVFSSTWNSVMITFGCCGVNGPEDFETAPRFRLLHSDDVVPEACCQRELQTRDGAFVSKEDCLMGKDMYQNRQKFASLLGDFVD comes from the exons ATGGAGGGGGATTGTCTGAGCTGCATGAAGTACCTGATGTTTGTTTTCAATTTCTTCATATTT CTGGGAGGGGCCTGCCTGCTGGGTGTTGGGATCTGGGTCATTGTGGATCCTACAGGATTTCGAGAGATTGTGGCTGCCAACCCTTTGCTCTTCACGGGGGCGTACATCATGCTGGCTATGGGAGCAATGCTCTTCCTGCTGGGCTTTCTCGGCTGCTGTGGTGCTGTCCGTGAGAACAAATGCCTCCTGCTTTTTGTAAGT ttCTTCATGTTTATTTTGTTAATCTTCCTGGCAGAGCTCTCAGCTGCAATCCTGGCTTTTATCTTCAGAGAAAAT TTGACCAGAGAATTCTTCACCAAGGAGCTAAAGAAGCACTATCAGGGGAACAATGAGACCGATGTCTTCTCTTCCACCTGGAACTCGGTTATGATCACA TTTGGCTGCTGTGGAGTGAATGGGCCAGAAGATTTTGAAACAGCTCCTCGTTTCCGACTCCTCCATTCAGATGATGTGGTACCAGAAGCTTGTTGCCAGCGAGAGCTCCAGACCCGGGATGGGGCATTTGTCAGCAAGGAGGACTGCCTCATGGGGAAAGACATGTACCAGAACCGACAG AAATTTGCTAGTTTGTTGGGGGATTTTGTGGACTGA
- the TSPAN18 gene encoding tetraspanin-18 isoform X1 produces MEGDCLSCMKYLMFVFNFFIFLGGACLLGVGIWVIVDPTGFREIVAANPLLFTGAYIMLAMGAMLFLLGFLGCCGAVRENKCLLLFVSFFMFILLIFLAELSAAILAFIFRENLTREFFTKELKKHYQGNNETDVFSSTWNSVMITFGCCGVNGPEDFETAPRFRLLHSDDVVPEACCQRELQTRDGAFVSKEDCLMGKDMYQNRQGCYTVILNSFETYVYLAGALAIGVLAIELFAMIFAMCLFRGIQ; encoded by the exons ATGGAGGGGGATTGTCTGAGCTGCATGAAGTACCTGATGTTTGTTTTCAATTTCTTCATATTT CTGGGAGGGGCCTGCCTGCTGGGTGTTGGGATCTGGGTCATTGTGGATCCTACAGGATTTCGAGAGATTGTGGCTGCCAACCCTTTGCTCTTCACGGGGGCGTACATCATGCTGGCTATGGGAGCAATGCTCTTCCTGCTGGGCTTTCTCGGCTGCTGTGGTGCTGTCCGTGAGAACAAATGCCTCCTGCTTTTTGTAAGT ttCTTCATGTTTATTTTGTTAATCTTCCTGGCAGAGCTCTCAGCTGCAATCCTGGCTTTTATCTTCAGAGAAAAT TTGACCAGAGAATTCTTCACCAAGGAGCTAAAGAAGCACTATCAGGGGAACAATGAGACCGATGTCTTCTCTTCCACCTGGAACTCGGTTATGATCACA TTTGGCTGCTGTGGAGTGAATGGGCCAGAAGATTTTGAAACAGCTCCTCGTTTCCGACTCCTCCATTCAGATGATGTGGTACCAGAAGCTTGTTGCCAGCGAGAGCTCCAGACCCGGGATGGGGCATTTGTCAGCAAGGAGGACTGCCTCATGGGGAAAGACATGTACCAGAACCGACAG GGCTGTTACACTGTGATCCTGAACTCCTTCGAGACCTATGTGTACCTTGCAGGAGCTCTCGCCATTGGTGTTTTGGCCATTGAG